In Plodia interpunctella isolate USDA-ARS_2022_Savannah chromosome 19, ilPloInte3.2, whole genome shotgun sequence, a genomic segment contains:
- the pyd gene encoding tight junction protein ZO-1 isoform X7, which yields MCDCLQSIMKLDNLGFEKLQTAERSAGWETHRVRLNRVPGYGFGIAVSGGRDNPHFASGDPSIAVSDVLRGGPAEDKLQVNDRIVSVNGVPLENVEYARAVQVLRDSGATVSLVVRRRAPAPPPTAPTTIKLALTRNGKKEDFGIVLGCKLYVKELTLRAREQLNQAGQGLCEGDVVTRINNTAVTDAMTLKEARKLVESCKDRLNLVVTRELIREETVTNGNFQNNYNSLEAPAHNVYSGNNEQITPAYSSSGQNLYVAAPVRTGSNDRRAMSHDLDQPPRPPPPRNEDYYSSRRQLYEEEAMNNQRTKPPSEPRLISFQKEGSVGLRLCGGNRSGVFVSGVQPTSPAALQGLQPADKILKVNDMEMKGVTREEAVLFLLSLQDRIDLIVQHSPDEYNAVASGQMPGDSFHIKTHFHYTTPTDGEMSFRCGDVFHVVDTLHNGTVGAWHVFRIGRNNQEVQKGTIPNKARAEELATAQFNATKKEMSGNDGKTNFFRRRRSTHRRSKSLGKEHWDEVVLSDSISKFPAYERVILKHPGFVRPVIVLGPVADIARERLLSESPDKFAEPKMDSAIEESKTKSAGIIRLSSIRTIMERGKHALLDITPNAVDRLNYAQFYPIVIFLKADNKHIIKQLRAGLPKSAHKSSKKLLEQCQQMERVWGHVFTHTITLSEANQGSWFSKLADLVQRTQHTQLWLSETKRPEPLSDDFLFSMSSSTENRLSYASSPESDLEVSPPPAPRLVKSSSDPSIATTQDNMDRDDDLNHMANHMADAVPPPYTQGGYGDSKYGFSATTNGHKAHMNDAPPYNTMAHSPLHSPLYGTVPELPPRGTVSRPAGGVLLPAPPPGRPPHGLRHNPSTPNRPSAQERLFGPPKDAGSDEAPTYTARPTSMIIQPTQQNSLDRHRHQSNPQSSYDGTTTYDYNGANNGSAVGRLPPNAPDDLKVQPTVKMEPPPPPNQNQMAAQQSPQRNSNSHEHNSLDYRNPDSNYSHRPPDYRSPQTSRPPPMNGNSPHTPMHARGPSLPNVPTNDHAKYSSGRTNSASQADYSGRAGAAVPPYKPVPPPKPKHYRPPDNHPRNGNMEAAPAGGGGGGGAGRGYPPQYSHQHSLSQPAHRPHNQHNNYQQQTMYGGQLPPQSPPYSGPPSHHRAINLPHNPHLIDLAGSREQRGSAFELYRKPQHMHNLSSSEVVNSSLERDETFSPKTKKKLSKKPSFIKNAVLDLFRSKTKSSQKVSRQKSLCESDLQQRPSMQQMPMLRREKSDLSDMSIHMRNQQIRNQILQRSNSSCEKSVLKPILKRQSSFCDDRNGSICTVRDYDAKPVVKSLRRQNSMCDFETEPKVTPLLRRQNSLIEYNRRGIYGQTSNFNMITKIDPIYQRQQQIRHEPFHPTQPLPPEPVYQSKEHIVYDPIPKPRRTYTSSIYDTSSENPYATRSEVSNHSYENPYGNHETVAMPILDPPYASRAECIRDNPYASRSEVQTESPYASRHEVLKQSDSLYSESPYSSKEQMTRHRNISESPYSTKEEMLRQRFSESPYNTKEEMLKQRMEGSFTGKEPIYGKRTYDPPPSTSWTENPYAIRPDRRLQTPVNYPGRVSPMSKCMSEPPYATRTEMMARLGQTESPYATRSEVKSSCSDTHYGVSHEMPDIRNDVRPASAECTYVSKQEILSQKAALLASKESSYGIRLEEKLEIIKQRNQAKKEMIYQSRKEANESDAAKIREPLYVSKRELKESIIYESHQETKEVPITNEDGSARSSPYELSDANHLSRREPVYQTKSEAQSATENETFQEIDFSKLRLTESKTDAEKQKSLNMEASILKGEPIYAPRLHGKSDHISNALKVTSSPVPYESTTSMETHYASECSMNFENKPQSTPYTSQDLQERASKPNRSVTFCEKIIEKSPESSQDNSENISSSQNETTVISNQNTVIQTTVSEEDESGNKTDEVAPESPHTTWGIFDSEGGVLEDRQWGVSLIIPPKAIAPGIKQKIYFTVSDPRLSQQVGGPPIDMDNGEAMLSPLVMCGPQGLVFLRPVTLRLPHCANAVPSLGLTIKATDTEAHLSTDWDQIHLPATTTLNTVAVKVDHF from the exons aCGGCTGAACGCAGTGCTGGTTGGGAGACACATCGCGTGCGCCTCAACAGGGTGCCTGGCTATGGCTTTGGGATTGCCGTGTCTGGAGGCAGGGACAACCCTCACTTCGCGAGCGGCGACCCATCCATCGCCGTGTCAGACGTGCTCAGAGGCGGGCCTGCGGAGGATAAACTGCA AGTAAACGACAGAATTGTGTCCGTGAACGGCGTGCCCCTGGAGAATGTGGAGTACGCGAGAGCGGTGCAAGTGTTGCGTGACTCCGGCGCAACGGTCTCGCTGGTGGTGCGGAGACGTGCGCCCGCGCCTCCGCCCACTGCGCCGACCACCATCAAACTGGCTCTCACCAGGAATGGGAAGAAAGAAG ACTTCGGCATAGTCCTAGGTTGCAAGTTGTATGTGAAAGAGTTGACGTTGCGGGCTCGAGAGCAACTGAATCAAGCTGGCCAAGGTCTTTGCGAAGGAGATGTAGTCACTCGCATCAACAACACAGCAGTGACGGACGCCATGACGCTGAAGGAAGCCAGGAAGCTGGTGGAGTCTTGTAAGGATAGGCTGAATCTGGTCGTGACGCGAGAGCTGATTCGGGAGGAGACGGTGACAAATGGAAACTTCCAGAATAATTACAATAGTTTAG AGGCTCCCGCTCACAATGTATATAGCGGGAACAACGAACAAATCACACCAGCTTACTCCAGCAGTGGACAGAACCTGTATGTAGCGGCACCAGTGAGGACCGGCAGCAATGACAGGAGAGCCATGTCTCACGACCTTGACCAACCGCCCAGACCACCTCCTCCGAGAAACGAAG actaCTACAGCAGTAGACGACAACTGTATGAAGAAGAAGCTATGAATAACCAGAGGACCAAACCACc GAGTGAACCACGCCTCATCAGCTTCCAAAAGGAGGGCTCGGTGGGTTTGCGACTGTGCGGAGGGAACAGGTCGGGGGTGTTCGTGTCTGGGGTACAACCCACTAGTCCTGCGGCCTTGCAGGGGTTGCAGCCTGCTGACAAAATACTCAAA GTAAACGACATGGAAATGAAGGGAGTGACGCGCGAGGAAGCTGTGTTATTCCTGTTGAGTCTCCAAGACAGGATCGACCTGATCGTGCAGCATTCACCCGACGAATATAATGCGGTGGCCAGCGGTCAGATGC CGGGCGACTCGTTCCACATAAAGACGCATTTCCACTACACCACGCCGACGGACGGCGAGATGTCGTTCCGCTGCGGCGACGTGTTCCACGTGGTGGACACGCTGCACAACGGCACGGTGGGCGCCTGGCACGTCTTCAGGATAG GCCGCAACAACCAAGAGGTCCAGAAAGGCACGATCCCCAACAAAGCTCGGGCCGAGGAGCTCGCCACGGCACAGTTCAACGCGACTAAAAAGGAAATGTCAGGCAATGATGGGAAAACCAACTTCTTCAGGAGAAGGAGGTCCACGCATAGGAGGAGTAAGAGTCTTGGCAAG GAACATTGGGACGAAGTTGTGCTATCAGACAGCATCAGTAAATTCCCAGCATACGAGCGCGTGATCCTCAAACATCCAGGCTTTGTCCGCCCCGTCATAGTCTTGGGGCCCGTGGCTGATATTGCAAGGGAAAGACTGTTATCCGAGAGTCCAGACAAATTTGCCGAGCCAA aaATGGACAGCGCTATAGAAGAAAGCAAGACGAAATCAGCCGGCATCATCCGCCTCTCCAGCATCAGAACTATCATGGAGAGAGGGAAACACGCGCTCCTAGACATTACTCCCAACGCTGTTGATAGACTGAACTATGCACAGTTCTACCCTATTGTGATATTCTTGAAGGCCGACAACAAGCATATTATTAAGCAGCTTCGAGCCGGATTGCCAAA ATCAGCCCACAAATCATCAAAGAAGCTTCTCGAACAATGCCAACAAATGGAGCGCGTGTGGGGGCACGTGTTCACGCACACGATCACGCTGAGCGAGGCCAACCAGGGCTCGTGGTTCAGCAAGCTGGCCGACCTCGTGCAGCGCACGCAGCACACGCAGCTCTGGCTCTCCGAGACCAAG AGACCCGAGCCGTTGTCCGATGACTTCTTGTTCTCAATGTCTTCGAGCACAGAAAACAGGCTATCCTACGCATCTAGTCCAGAAAGTGATTTGGAAGTCAGCCCGCCGCCTGCACCGAGACTCGTGAAGTCTTCATCGGACCCGTCTATAGCAACTACACAGGATAACATGGACAGAGATGATGACCTGAACCACATGGCAAACCATATGGCTGATGCCGTTCCACCTCCATATACG CAAGGCGGCTACGGCGATAGCAAATATGGCTTCTCCGCCACAACTAATGGGCACAAAGCGCACATGAACGACGCACCGCCATATAACACGATGGCACATTCACCCCTCCACTCCCCACTATATGGGACAGTCCCGGAGCTACCTCCCAGAGGGACCGTGAGCAGGCCCGCTGGGGGGGTATTACTGCCGGCCCCACCTCCTGGAAGACCACCGCATGGTCTTAGGCACAATCCTTCC ACCCCGAATCGTCCAAGTGCGCAAGAGCGTCTATTCGGCCCCCCCAAAGACGCGGGCAGTGACGAAGCCCCAACTTACACCGCTCGTCCCACCAGCATGATCATCCAGCCCACGCAACAAAACTCTTTGGACAGGCATCGACATCAAAGCAACCCG CAAAGTTCGTACGACGGCACTACCACGTATGACTACAACGGCGCCAACAACGGTTCGGCAGTGGGACGTCTACCGCCTAATGCTCCTGACGACCTCAAAGTGCAGCCCACAGT AAAAATGGAACCGCCCCCTCCTCCGAATCAGAACCAAATGGCAGCTCAACAGAGTCCGCAGAGGAACTCCAACTCACATGAACACAATTCGCTGGATTACAGAAACCCTGATAGTAATTAcag CCATAGGCCACCAGACTACAGAAGCCCCCAGACTAGCCGCCCCCCACCGATGAACGGCAACAGTCCTCACACACCCATGCATGCCAGAGGACCGTCTCTACCGAACGTGCCCACAAACGATCATGCCAAGTATAG CAGTGGACGAACAAACTCGGCGTCGCAGGCGGACTACAGCGGGCGGGCGGGCGCGGCCGTGCCGCCCTACAAGCCGGTGCCACCGCCCAAGCCCAAGCACTACCGCCCGCCCGACAACCATCCTAGGAACGGG AACATGGAGGCGGCGCCGgcgggcgggggcgggggtgGGGGCGCGGGGCGCGGGTACCCGCCGCAGTACTCGCACCAGCACTCGTTGTCGCAGCCGGCGCATAGGCCGCACAATCAGCACAACAATTATCAacag CAAACCATGTACGGTGGTCAGCTGCCGCCGCAGTCGCCGCCGTACTCGGGTCCGCCGTCGCATCACCGCGCCATCAACCTGCCGCACAACCCACATCTCATTG ACTTAGCTGGCAGCAGAGAACAACGTGGCTCAGCGTTTGAACTGTACAGGAAACCACAACACATGCATAACCTAAG CTCATCCGAAGTCGTGAACTCGAGCTTGGAGCGCGACGAAACATTCTcgccaaaaacaaaaaagaaattatcaaaaaaaccATCGTTCATAAAAAACGCAGTACTCGATTTGTTCCGCTCGAAAACGAAATCTTCGCAGAAAGTGTCTCGTCAGAAGTCACTATGCGAGAGTGACTTGCAACAGAGACCTTCCATGCAGCAGATGCCCATGCTGAGACGAGAAAAATCAGACCTCAGTGATATGAGCATACATATGAGGAACCAGCAAATTAGGAACCAAATATTGCAACGAAGCAATTCATCCTGTGAGAAATCGGTTCTCAAACCGATACTGAAAAGGCAGAGCTCATTCTGTGACGATAGAAATGGCTCGATTTGTACCGTTCGTGATTATGACGCTAAACCCGTCGTCAAGAGTTTAAGACGACAAAACTCAATGTGCGATTTTGAAACAGAACCTAAAGTTACCCCACTGTTACGCAGGCAAAACTCtcttatagaatataataggAGAGGAATATATGGGCAGACGTCCAACTTTAACATGATTACCAAAATAGATCCAATTTACCAAAGACAGCAGCAAATAAGACATGAACCATTCCACCCTACCCAACCTCTACCTCCAGAACCAGTATACCAAAGTAAGGAACATATTGTCTATGATCCTATCCCAAAGCCGAGAAGAACATATACCTCCTCAATTTATGATACATCTAGCGAAAACCCTTATGCAACTAGATCAGAAGTTTCTAATCATAGTTACGAAAATCCATATGGAAATCATGAAACTGTAGCTATGCCAATCTTAGACCCACCTTATGCCTCAAGGGCTGAATGTATCAGAGATAATCCATATGCTTCCAGATCAGAAGTGCAAACTGAGAGTCCTTATGCCTCCAGGCATGAAGTGCTGAAACAGTCTGATTCATTATACAGTGAATCACCATATTCTAGCAAAGAACAAATGACAAGACATAGAAATATATCAGAAAGTCCGTATTCGACAAAAGAAGAAATGTTAAGACAGCGATTTTCAGAATCACCATATAATACCAAGGAAGAAATGTTGAAGCAAAGAATGGAAGGATCATTCACTGGTAAAGAGCCAATTTATGGGAAGCGTACGTATGATCCACCACCAAGTACCTCATGGACTGAAAACCCCTATGCAATCAGACCTGACAGAAGGTTACAAACTCCAGTAAACTATCCAGGCAGGGTCTCTCCAATGAGTAAATGCATGAGTGAACCTCCTTATGCTACCAGAACAGAAATGATGGCAAGATTGGGACAAACGGAATCACCTTACGCTACACGTTCTGAAGTAAAATCAAGTTGTTCTGATACACATTATGGTGTTTCTCATGAAATGCCGGACATCAGAAACGATGTTCGTCCAGCTTCGGCAGAATGTACTTACGTATCGAAACAAGAAATACTTTCACAAAAGGCCGCTTTGCTTGCCAGTAAAGAGTCTAGTTATGGTATAAGATTAGAGGAGaagttagaaataataaaacagagaAATCAGGCAAAGAAAGAAATGATATATCAATCGAGGAAAGAAGCGAATGAAAGTGATGCTGCTAAAATTAGAGAACCGTTATACGTGTCCAAAAGAGAGCTAAAggaaagtataatttatgagTCTCATCAGGAAACTAAGGAAGTTCCTATAACTAACGAGGACGGTAGTGCCAGAAGCAGTCCATATGAATTGAGTGATGCTAACCATTTATCTCGTAGAGAACCGGTTTATCAAACTAAATCAGAAGCTCAAAGCGCTACGGAAAATGAAACATTCCAAGAGATAGATTTCTCAAAACTCAGACTGACAGAATCAAAGACAGATGCTGAGAAACAAAAATCGCTGAATATGGAAGCAAGTATTTTAAAAGGAGAACCAATTTACGCACCTAGATTGCATGGCAAGTCTGATCATATTTCCAATGCCCTTAAAGTGACATCTTCTCCTGTTCCTTATGAATCTACCACTTCCATGGAAACTCATTACGCATCAGAATGCAGCATGAACTTCGAAAACAAACCGCAAAGTACTCCATACACATCCCAAGACTTACAAGAACGAGCATCAAAGCCAAATAGATCTGTAACGTTTTGtgagaaaattatagaaaaaagtCCAGAGTCAAGTCAAGAtaattcagaaaatatttcttccAGTCAAAATGAAACAACAGTCATTAGTAATCAGAATACAGTTATACAAACAACTGTTTCTGAAGAAGATGAATCCGGAAATAAAACTGATGAAGTAGCACCAGAATCACCACACACTACTTGGGGCATTTTTGATAGCGAAGGTGGAGTGCTAGAGGACAGGCAATGGGGTGTTTCGTTGATAATTCCTCCAAAAGCTATAGCACCAGGAATCAAgcagaaaatatactttactgTATCAGACCCGAGGTTGAGCCAACAAGTGGGGGGACCACCAATCGATATGGACAACG GTGAAGCGATGCTGTCCCCACTTGTCATGTGCGGTCCCCAGGGCCTGGTCTTCCTCAGGCCAGTGACCCTGCGGCTGCCGCACTGCGCCAACGCCGTCCCCTCCCTAGGACTCACCATCAAAGCCACAGATACCGAAGCCCATCTCAGCACTGACTGGGACCAGATCCATCTCCCTGCCACGACCACTTTGAATACTGTAGCCGTTAAAGTTGatcatttttaa